AACGCCTGGAGCTTCCGTCGCGTGGCGGGGACGGTGAACGCACGGGCCGCTTCCTCGTTGTCGCGCAGCGCTACCAACGACTGGCCGAAGCTCGACTGCCGCACGTTGCGGGTGAGCCACAGCGCGAGGAGGAGGACTGCGAGGGCCACGTAGTAGTAGCGACGACTGCTGTCCAGCACGAAGGAGCCGATGATCGGCTTCCCGGTGTCGACCCCGTCTCCCATCGCCCACGACTGCTGGTACAGCCACGCCTGGGCCATCAAGGCGAACGCCAACGTGGTGACGCTGAGCATGAGGCCTCGGATGCGGAGAGCAGGGAGGCCGATGAGCACGGATGCCAAGGCTCCGATCACGGCGGCGACGGCGAACGAGAGCAAGTAGTTCTCGGTGTGGACGATCACGTGGTGCGACGCCACGGCCCCGATGCCCGCGGTGGCCATCTGGCCCAACGACAGCTCGCCACCCAGGCCGGTCAGGATCGTGAGCGAGAGGGCGACCGTCGCGACCGCGAAGATCGAGATGAGGTTGCCCGCCGACTCGTTGGAGATGAACGCGGGTAGCAGCAGGGCCACCACCGCGCCCGTGACCGCGAGCCCGGGCCCCATCAGGCGCACCGCAGGGACGGCCCGGAGTCGGGCCGGGAGGGGTGGCCACGCCTGCACGGTGGCCCAGCTGCTCCGCTCCCGCTCCCGCAGGCCGTGGCGGTGCTGCGACAGGAGGGCACCGAGGATCACCACGAACATGAGCAGTTCGACGGTCCCGCCTTGGCCGTAGTTCGAGAAGATGAGTACCTCGACGACGCCGAGTGCGAGCCCCGCAGCCAGCGCCTTCGGCAGGTTCGCCATGCGGGCCACGACGGCCCCGACGAGTCCCCGCAGGAGGAGGCCGGGGCCGAGCTGGTCGACGGGCAGGAACCCGAGGGTGGGGAAGATGAGGACGGCCGTGAAGGTGGCCAGGGCTCCGGCCGCGCCCCACGAGAGCAACGACATGCGCCCGGGCGAGATGGCGGTCAGGCGAGCGCCGTCGGGGCTCGATGCCGCCGCCCTGATGGCAATCCCGTATGGGGAGTAGCGCAGGAAGGCGAACAAGCCGGCGACGAAGGCCGGACTGAGCAACAGCATGGCCATGTGGGCCCGGGTGAGGACCATCTCGCCGATGCGCAACGTGGGCAACCCCGGCGGGAGGGGGTACTGGTTGCCGGAGCCCACGTGTGTGAACAGCGAGATGACGAGGATCAGGAAGAACTGTGCGAAGCCGAGGGTGGCGACCACGCTCATCGGCTTGGGCACGCCCCGCAGGCGGCGAACCGCCGCTGTCTCCACCACGCATGCGGCGGCGGCTCCGACGGCCAACGCGACGACGAAGGCGATCCAATACGGCAGGTTCCAACTCAGGACGGCCACGCCGAGCACGGCGGCGCCGAAACTGCCCACCGCCCCGTGCGCCAGGTTGAGCACACGGCTCGACTGGTACACGAGCACAAGCCCGATGGCCAGCAGTCCGTACGTGGTTCCGGTGATGAGCCCGAGGGCGAGCATCCCGGCGGTGACTTCGACCCCGAACAGCGTCATCGCGGTGCGGCCTTCTCCTCTGCGTGACCGACGATGCCGGCGGTACCGCCGGCGAACGCCCCGGCGGCACCGCCGAGAAACACGGACCGGAGCAGGTCGGCGCGCTCGAGCAAGTCGGAGGACTTGCCGTCGAAGCGCACCTGGCCCTTCTCCATGAAGTAGGCGTGGTCGACGAGCGACAGGGCGATGTTCACCGATTGCTCCACCAACACCACCGCGGTGCCGCGGCCGTTGATCGTGCGGACCATGGCGAGCAGCTCTCCGACCACCTTGGGGGCGAGGCCCAGTGAGAGCTCGTCGATCAGCAGCAAGCGGGGCTGGGCGATGAACGCCTTGGCCAGCCCGAGCATCTGTTGTTCGCCACCCGACAGCGTCGATGCCCGCTGGTCGCGCTTAGATGCCAAGGCCGGAAACGCCTCGAAGGCAATGTCGAGGTCGGCCTCGACGCTGCGCGCCTTGCGACCGTGGGCGTTTCCGAAGGCGCGAAGGTTCTCGACCACGGTCAGGGGTGCGAAGACGGCTTTGCCACCAGGGACTTGGAGGATGCCGAGGCGCACCCGGCGCTCGGCGTCCAGGTACGTGATGTCGGCACCGCGGTAGCGGACGCTCCCGCGGTTCGGGATGTTCAAGCCCGACACCGCCCGCAGGAGGGTCGACTTCCCGGCCCCGTTGGTGCCGAGGAGGGCGACCATCTCACCGTCGTCGACCGTGAAATCGACCCCGAACAGCACCTGAAGGCGCCCGTAGGCCACATCGAGGTTGCGGCACGAAAGCATGGGAAGTTGCACGCCGCGCGCGCGGAGCGTCGACAGCTGCTCTTCCTCGACGATCTCGTCGAGCAGCCGATCGAAGTCGCCGTCGATGACCGAGGCCGAGCTCCGCAGGACAGCCGCAGCCACGAGGCCGGGCACAGCCAGCACGGCGATGGCGGTGCCTGCGCCGAAGCGACGGTCGAACCCGTCCAGCAAGAGCAGGCCGCCGAAACCGCCCACCGCCGAGAGGAAGATGCCGGCCAGCGCCGCCGCGTGCGGCCGCATCGTCGGCCGGACGACCGACAGCATCGCGGCATGGAGGACAGGCACCATCAGGGCGAGCAGGGCGCCCGACACGCAGAACAACAGCACCACCAAGGCGAACGACGGCATCAGTGTCGCGACCGCCATGGCGATCACGCCGGCTTGGAGGAACATCGCGCCCCGGCGCACGAACACCTTGGGGTCACGACGGAAGTCGGCCTCGCCCCGGCGGGCGAACAGCGACAACGAAACCAGCGAGCCCGCTGCCGAAGCGGCGAAGAAGATGCCTCGCCCACCAGGACCGACGCCCCACCGGTCGTCGAGATAGAAGAACAGGTAGGTGTACAGCGGGACGATGAGCATGCCCATGGTGGCGTACACGGCGAGCATGCGACGCACCGTCGGGATCAGAAACAGCCGTCGCACGATCTCGAAGAAGCCGAGTCGTACGTCGTCGCCGTCGATCGTCGACGTGGCCCCGTCGGTCGCCTCCCGCACTCGATCACGGACCTTCTCGACATCCCATCGCCCGTAGCCGGGATCGCGGAGGCGAACGGCGAAGACCGAGGCGGCGACCGATACCACGCCCATGACCACGAAGACGCCACGCCACGTGAAGCCGAGCAGGGCGGTGAGCGCCGCCACCAGCAACGGGGCCAGGATGTTCCCCACGCTGTCGGCTCCCCGGTAGAACGACAGCACCCGGATCCGTGCCTCCGGCGGATAGCTGTCGAGCAGCAGCGGGGGGTGCAAGGCGCGCACGGAGCCGGTGCTGGCGCCGTCGGCCACGAGCACACCGGTCAGGGCCGAGCCGCTGCGCACGAAGCCGCTGCCCAAGGTGGCCACGCTCCAGGCGAACGCGGTGGCCACGCTGAGCACGGCCCGTCGGGCGCGTCGTTGCACGAGGGCGGCCATGGGCAGGGCAGCCACCATGATCGCCAGCGTCTTGAAGGCCACGATGGCGCCAAGGCTGCTCCGGCTGATCCCCAGCGAGTCACTGATCTCAGGGCCGAGCACGAGGAAGGCGTAGCTCTGGAACTCGTCGATGATGACGAGCAGGCTCAGCGCCGCCAGTGGGTACCAACCGATGCTCGACTTCGCCATTGCCTCGCGCAACGGCGCGGGGTCTCCTGCCTGGTGCACCCCCAAGGCGTCCCGTGCCGTCGCCCGCAGGCGCTCGCGAGCGGCATCGACGTCGACGACCTCGTCGGGGGCCGTGGTGGACGGGCTGCGACGCCGACGGCGACGCGCGGGGGTTGCTTCTGCGTCTGTCAATGCGGTCAAGGCGGGTTCCTCAGGGCTGCACGTCGACGAGGCCGCCCGCATATCGGAAGCACTGGCATCCGGCGTCGAAGCGGGCGTAGCGGACCTTCGACGGACCGATGCCCGCCGGGGCGATCTTGGTCCCGAACGTCAGGGAAGGGACGAAGCTCGTACCGAGCTGCGACACCGCTGTGTTGAACGCTGTGGCATTCAACGCCGTGGCCCGGTCGAAGCCGGCCTTCAGGAACATGACCTGGTCGCAGAAGGCGAGGTTGTAGCGGAGCGAGTTCGAGGTGTGGAGCTGGATGCCCTTGGCGGCGTAGATCGCCAAGCACTGCTTGACCGTGGCGTTGTGGTCCGTCGACTTCACGTCGTCGATGGGCCGGTGCCCGACGCCGACCGCCCCTCCCCCGTTGTCGAACTGGCTGCCCACGTTCGCCGACGAGAAATCCCACAGCGAGGAGCTGTTGAGCCCGTACTGGAGGTCGTGGTACTGCGCCTGCTCGGCGGCCAGGCCGAACAGCACGACCATCTGCGACTTGAAGTCGAGGATCAGGAGCTTCTTCACCCCGGCTCGCCGGAAGTTGGTGACGGCGACGCCCGGCCACCGTGCGTCCGAGAGCCCTGAGCCGGCCACTTCCTCGGTCACCGACAGGCCGTAGTGGGCCAGGCGCGCCTTCAGTACGGAGGCCGCCCGTGCGTGGGTCGGGCTGTCGTAACGGAGAAGCCCGATCTTGGCGCCGGGAGTGAAGTAGCCCTGCGCCGCCAACCCGTCGACGTAGGCCTTGGCGTTGCGGGTCTGGTCCATCCACGCCGGCGCGTAGTACCAGGGGGCGTACCGCCTGAAGTCCTCCTCGTCGCCGATGGTGCTGTCCTCGTGGAGCAACATCGTCTTCTTGTTGGCGAGGCAGGAGACGAGCGACGTGGCCTGGTTGTTCACGATGACGGCGAGCACCTCGTTGTCACCGGTGAACTTGTTGCACCACTCGGTCTCGTCCACCCGCTCGACGGCGTGGATCACCGCTTCGACTGTGCGTCCCCTGATGCCGCCGTTGGCGTTGATCCACTCGACCATGGCCTGCGCCGAGCGCTCCTGCGGCCCGCTGTCGATGTTCTTCAGGCCAGATCGTGCATAGGCGTCGTTGGCGACACCCTCCTTGGTGGCGATGAACCCGATCTTGACCTTGGTGTCGGTGACGCCCTTGCCGTAGGGCTTGCCCGTGAAGCCGCCTGGTCCTGTCGGTCCTGTCGGTCCTGTCGGTCCTGTTCCCTGCGTGCCGGGCGCCGTCCCGGTCGGGCCGGTCCCCGTGGGCCCGGTGCCCGGACCGAGTGCCGTCCCGGCCGAGGATGCCGTCGTCTCCGTCGTGACGTCGATGTCGCCGTCGCCGTCGAGGTCGACCCCTGTGGCGTGCTCACCGGCTTCGAGGACATCGTCGCTCTGGCGAGCCCAAGGGGTCGTCGACGCGCACCCCGCCGTGAGCACCAGCGGTAGGAGGAGGGCCAAGACCCGCCGGGACATGTTCATGGTGCGGCTCCCCGTGACAACGCCGACCGTCCCGCGCAACGGTCGATGGTCCGAACTCCCCCTCGGTCGAAGAGTAACGCTCGTTAACATCCGTGACAAGGGCCATTTTCCGCTGATAACCCAAATCCGACGCGATGGGGCACACTGGGCAGACAGCCTCTAGGCCTTGACGGCGCCAGACCTTCGCGGGAACACTGTTAGTTAACGACAGTTCGCTAAGGGAGACAGCATGGGCAGCAGTCGGCGGGTCGGCGTTTTGGGTGGGGGTCACATGGGAGCCGGCATCGCGCAGACTGCTGCAGTCGCCGGTTGCGAGGCCGTGTGTGTCGACATCGACGCCTCCGCAGTGGAGAAGGCCCGCCGCACCGTCACCAGCGGCCGTTACGGCCTCGAGCGGGCCGTCGAACTGGGCAAGCTCACTGCCGAGCAGGCGGCCTCCACCATGAGCAGGCTGACGTTCACCGACGACCGCGAACGGCTGGCCGACGTCGACATCGTCATCGAGGCCATCCCGGAGGACTACGCCCTGAAGGTGCGCACGTTCGCCGACCTCGACCGCCTTGTGCAGCCTCTCGCCGTGTTCGCCTCGAACTCGTCGGGCCTGCCCATCTCCGCCATGGCGGGTGCCACCGAGCGGCCGGACCGGGTCATCGGCTGGCATTGGGCCTCGCCGGCCCCCATCCGCCCGTTGGCCGAGATCGTCGTCACCAAGCAGACCTCGAAGGAGACCACCGAGCTCGTCTGCGAACTGGCCACGCAATTCGGCAAGAACCCCATCGTCGTGCGTGACACACCTGCCTCGTGGGGCTACGTCACCAGCCGCATCTACGTGGCAGCCATGCGAGAGGCCCGGCGGGTAGTCGACGAGCGCATTGCCAAGGCGGAGGACGTCGATCAACTGATGATCGACTGCTACGCCTGGCCCGCGGGGCCCTTGGGCATCGCCGGCGCCATCAACTCGCAGTGGGGCGAGAAGGGGTGACCACCGAGGCGGAGGCAGGTGCCGGCCGGGTGCTCGACGACCCCCAGCCGGTCGTCACCGCCGACGAGGTGCTCGACCGCACCACGCTTTGGGAGTGGACGGCGTGGATGACGCAGATGGGCCCACGCCACACGGGGACGAATGCGCATGACGCTTTCGTGGCCTGGATCGGCAACCGCCTGCGCGAGTTCGGGGTCGACGCGGAGGCCACCACCCAGACGTTCGAGGCATGGGACGCCGAGCGGTGGTCGCTCAGCGTCGTCGACGACGCAGGCGAGGCACAGCCGGTCGAGGTCTGCTCCTACTTCAACTACTCCGGAGCCACGCCGCCGGAAGGCGTGGCCGGCGAGCTGGTCGACGTGGGCTCGGGCACGGCAGAGGAGGTGGCGGGCCGTGACCTGACCGGGCGCATCGCCGTGGTACGCCAGCGCACGCGCATCAGCTACGCCGACCTCATGGCCTACGCCGAACAGGCCGGCATGGACGTGACCTTCCGCCCAGGCGACGACTGGTCGACACTCGTGCGGCAGCGGCTCGGCACCATGGCGTCACAGTCGGACCCGAAGGCCTACGAACGGCTCGGCTTCGGCATCCACATGACCCCTGACCTCACGCTGCTGCTCCAGGCGGGCGCCGTGGGCGCCGTCGTCGTGCTGGAGGATGCCTCTCCCGACGCCCTGCGAGGGCAGTGGGCGCCCATCCTGAAGCCGGTCCAGGGCCTTCCTGCGGTGTTCGTCGACACCGTGGCAGCCCACGCTCTCACGCCCGGGCGGAGGGCCCACCTTGTGCTCCAGGCCACCGTGGGCCAACGCAACACCGACCAGCTCGTCGTGGACGTTCCCGGCTCCGACCTCGACAACGAGGTGGTGCTGGTGGTGACCCACACCGACGGGCCCAATGCGGTCGACGAGAACGGCCCGATGGCCTTGCTCGCCCTGCTGAAGCTCTTCGCCGGGCGCCGCCGCCACGCCAACCGCCGTCGCTTGGTGTTCGTGTTCGCCACCGGACACTGCACGGCAGGCGTCGAGTCGGTGAGCAAGGTGTTCCAGGAGCGGCCCGACCTGGCCGCCCGCGTGCGGGCGTGCCTGTGCATCGAACACTTAGGGGCGACGGAGTGGGTCGACACCGGCGACGGCATGGTGGCGACCGGCCGCCCCGAGCCCGCCCCCTGTTACGTGTCGGACCACGACGACCTCGTCGCCGTGGCGGGCGCGGCCCTCGAAGCCCACGTGTTGGAGAACGTCTGGCTGATGCGTCCTCTCGGCGGGCGCCTGATCCTCGGAGAGGCCGCCGCCCTGAGCCTGATGGGACTGCCCACCATCGCCTACCTCCCGGCGCCGACCTACCTGCTGGCCATGGCCGAGCACGGCCACCTCGACAAGCTGGACCCGGAACGGCTCCATCGCGAGGTGGTGGCACTGGCCGACCTCCTCGTCCGCTTGGACGCCCTTCCCTGACGCCGGCGGCTCCGAGTGGACCTGTCACTCGGGAGCCTTCTCCGGACAACGGGCGACCAGCGGCGGGCCCGATTTAGTTAACCGTTGCTTACATACAACTGGAAGGACCGCAACGTGCCCATCGACTTTTCGTTTCCGCCCGAGATCGAAGAGGTCCGCGCCCGCGTCCGTCTGTTCATGGACGAAGAGGTGGGACCGGGCCAGCAACAGCTCGACGACAACCCCACCGACCGGTCGATCCGGGTCAAGGTCGTGCTCGGCCTTCGCGACCGGGCGAAGGAGCTGGGCCTGTGGCTGCCCCACATGCCCGTCGAGTGGGGCGGCATGGGCCTCGGCCCCACCGCCGTCGCCTCGGTGTTCACCGAGGCCGGACGCCACCCCATCGGGCCGTTCGTCCTCAACTGCCAAGGACCGGACGAAGGCAATATGCACACGCTGCTCCACTGGGCCACCGATGAGCAGAAGGAGCGGTACCTGCGTCCGCTGTGCGACGGAAAGGTGCGGTCCTGCTTCGCCATGACCGAGCCCGAGGTGGCCGGCTCCGATCCCACACTCATCCAGACCCGCGCCTATGAGGACGGCAGCGAATGGGTGATCAACGGCCACAAGTGGTTCATCAGCGGGGCCCGGGGCGCCAAGTTCGCCATCGTCATTGCCCGCACCGAGGACAACCCGGAGGTTGCCCAAGCGGGCAACACGGCGTTCATCGTGGACACGGACACCCCGGGGTGGGAGGTGGTCCGCGACGTGGAGACGATGTCGGGCTCTCACAACCACTGCGAGATTCGGTTGACCGACGTTCGCGTGCCCGCCTCGGCCATGCTCGGCGGACGCGGGCAAGGGCATCTCCTCGGCCAGGCCCGCCTTGGGCCTGCTCGCCTGGCTCACTGCATGCGCTGGATCGGCCAGGCCGAACGAGCCCTCGAGCTGATGATCGACCGGGCGACCAAGCGTTATGCCCACGGCAGCTACCTGGCTGAGAAGCAGGGCATCCAATGGTTGATCGCCGACTCCACGATGGAGCTGTACCAGTGCAAGCTGATGGTGCTGCACGCTGCCTACCGCATCGAGAACAAGCTCCCGTTCAAGACCGAGGTGTCGATGGCCAAGCACTTCGTGGCCAACACCCTGTGGCGCGTCATCGACCGGGCCATGCAGGTACACGGGGCGCTCGGGTACTCCACCGACAGCCCCTTGGCCGGGATGATGAAGTCGGCCCGATGGGCTCGTTTCGCCGACGGCGCCGACGAGGTGCACCAGTGGCAGATCGCCCGGGGCGCTATCGCCACCTGGAACGACACCCAGTCGGTGAAGGGCGCCACCGGGGGCCTACCGCTGTAGGGACTCGCCGCTGACCGCCCGCCCGCCCCGGCGGGCGGTCAGCGGGCGAAGGTGCTGAGCAGCAGGTCGAACGTCGACTGCTCGGAGCGGCCCGCCGGGTACAGGAGGGCTTGGTCGTAGACCGGCGACCACCGTTCGTGCACCTTGCGCCGGACGTCGTCGGCCGTTCCCGCGGCGGCGAACACGTCGACCATCTCGTCCGGCACCACCGCGGCCATGGCGGCCAGGTCCCGGCGCTCCCAGGCGGCACGGATGTCGCTGACCACCGCCTCGAAGCCGTGGAGCTCGAACACCGGCGCGTAGGTCTTCACCGTGGCGTAGTAGGCGACCTGGCCCGCGGCCCAGCGTCGGGCCACCTCCGGGTCCTCGTCGACGGCGCAGATCACATAGCCGACGACCGGCAGTTCGGCCCCGTCGCGCCCAGCCCGGCGGGCGCCGCTCTCCAGCGCGGGCCTGACGACCTTGTCGACGTACTCCGGCGTGAACACCGGATGGCCGATGAAGCCGTCGGCCACGGCGCCTGCCGCTGCGATCATGCGCTTGTTGAACCCGGCCAGGTAGACCGGCGGCATGCGCAGGGGTGGGCCGGTGACCGCCGTCGGCTGGAGGCGCACGCGGTAGAAGCGGCCGTCGTGGTCGACCGGTCCCTCGTGCACGCGCCACAGCTTGCGCAGGAGTGTGACGAGCTCCTCGAGCCGGGCGGCCGGGGCTGTGCCGTCTAGGCCCATCCAGTCCTGCTGCATTCGAACGGTCCCGGTGCCGAGGCCGAGGACGAACCTGCCGCCAGAGAGCGAGTCGATGTTGCGCGCCTCGGCAGCCAACACCATGGGCGTGCGCCCGAAGGCGTAGGCGATGCCCGTCCCCACGGCCACCCGTTCGGTGGCCTGGGCAACGGCCGCAGCCCCGATGGTTGCCGCCCGGTCGTAGAGCTCGGCGGCCCACACGGCGTCGATGCCGGAGGCTTCGGCTCGGCGGGCTCGCTCGGCGATCTCTGCCGGCGAGTTGGCCACCGCCAGCACGCCGAGTTTCATGTTCGAACGCGGAACGTCACCCGGAAGGCGGACTCGCCGTCACGCTTGCCGGCTTCGTCGAGCAAGGCAACGGTGACTTCGTGCTCGTCGCGTTTGTCGGCGGGCATGCCGAGTCGGACGGGCACCGTGGTGAGTTGCAGCTCCGTTGCCGTCGTCGTGTAGATCCCTCGCCGCGCCAAGGCCTCGGGGGTCAGGCAGGCGGCCAACTGGGTGCCGCGACAGTCGGGCTCGTCGTCCACCATCGACTGCACGGTGCGGCCCGGGGAGGGAGGCGCCCGGTCGACCAGCACCAGGAACGACGCCCCAGGCTGGGTGGCCGTCGCCGTCCGGATCCCCTCGGCCGTCCACCGCACGGTGACCGGGACCTCGACGAGAGCATCGTCCTCGGGAGCGACAACGTCGACACGCTCGTCGACCCGGAAGGCCAACCCTTCGGCGGAACACCCCGCCATGACCACCAAGGCCGCCACCGCGACCCGTGCGAACAGCGTGCAACCCATGCCCAGCCTCCTCGTCCAGCTCAGATTGAGCGACCGGCCTGCGACCAGTACGGCTCGCGCAGGAGACGCTTGAAGATCTTTCCCGAGTCCTCGCGCGGCAGCTCGTCGCGGAACTCCACGACCCGCGGCACCTTGTAGCCGGCCATCCGCTCTCGCAGGAACGTACGCACGGCGTCGGCGTCCAACGTGGCGCCCGGTTCCGGTTCGATGTAGGCGGCCAGTGCCTCCCCGAACTCCTCGTCGGGGATGCCGAAGACGGCGCAGTCCCGAACGCCGTCGAGTGCGATGAGCACCTGCTCGATCTCGGCCGGGTAGATGTTCACGCCTCCCGAGATCACCATGTCCTTACGGCGGTCGCACAGGTAGAGGTAGCCGTCCTCGTCGAGGTAGCCCATGTCGCCGCAGGTGAGCAGGCCGTCGCGCTCGATAGCCCGTCGTTCGTCGTCCTGGCCGTGGTACGTGAAATCGGCCATGCACTCCAACCGGCCGTAGACGTCACCGGGCACCCCGGGGGGCTGCTCGTTGCCGTTCTCGTCGAGAATCTTCACGACGGCGCCGTCGACGGGGCGGCCCACGGTGCCGGGATGGCTGAGCCACTCCTCGCTCGTGCACGTCGTGAACATGCCGCTTTCGGTGCAGCCGTAGTACTCGTAGACGATGGGCCCCAGCCACTCGATCATCTTCCGCTTGACGTCGATCGGGCACGGTGCCGCGGCGTGGACCACGTACTCGAGGCTGCTGACGTCGTACTTCTCGCGCGCTTCTCGGGCCACCCGCAGCAGGCGGATCATCATGGTGGGCACGAGCTGCAGGTGGGTGATGCGGTGCTTCTCCACGAGTGCCAACAGCTCTTCGGCGTCGAAGCGGGGTTGGAGCACGACGAGGGCCTTCATCCGGGCTGCCTGGATGGCGTAGCCGTTGGGGGCCGAGTGGTACATGGGGGCGGGCACGACGGTGCGGGCGCCGTCGTGCAGGCCCGACATGAGGCCGAACAGGCGCATCAGCTCCGGGATCAGGGAGGGGTCGGCAGGCTGGCGGCGCACGCCCTTGGGCCGCCCCGT
Above is a window of Acidimicrobiales bacterium DNA encoding:
- a CDS encoding ATP-binding cassette domain-containing protein, which encodes MTLFGVEVTAGMLALGLITGTTYGLLAIGLVLVYQSSRVLNLAHGAVGSFGAAVLGVAVLSWNLPYWIAFVVALAVGAAAACVVETAAVRRLRGVPKPMSVVATLGFAQFFLILVISLFTHVGSGNQYPLPPGLPTLRIGEMVLTRAHMAMLLLSPAFVAGLFAFLRYSPYGIAIRAAASSPDGARLTAISPGRMSLLSWGAAGALATFTAVLIFPTLGFLPVDQLGPGLLLRGLVGAVVARMANLPKALAAGLALGVVEVLIFSNYGQGGTVELLMFVVILGALLSQHRHGLRERERSSWATVQAWPPLPARLRAVPAVRLMGPGLAVTGAVVALLLPAFISNESAGNLISIFAVATVALSLTILTGLGGELSLGQMATAGIGAVASHHVIVHTENYLLSFAVAAVIGALASVLIGLPALRIRGLMLSVTTLAFALMAQAWLYQQSWAMGDGVDTGKPIIGSFVLDSSRRYYYVALAVLLLALWLTRNVRQSSFGQSLVALRDNEEAARAFTVPATRRKLQAFAFGGVIAGLGGAVIAHALARIQPTDFGVQQSIEVAAVAVVGGLSLLVGPLLGAMYVIGVPSFLPLDSAGLAGTALGWLLLVLYAPGGIPQLLRPVRDRIVGYLTRHLPPDEAPVEAPAPTPTVLPVVREQAVAPETGSTSLLVVEGIAKAYGGVQAVGGASLRVGAGEVIGLIGPNGAGKTTLFDVVSGFVKPDRGTVTFEGRDVTALSPEARASLGLIRSFQDGALFDTLTVLETVQLAMERMAPTKLHEAVIGLRSRDRRKLEQAREVVHLMGLDAYAEKQNRELSTGTRRIAELACLLAMQPRILLLDEPSSGIAQRETEAMGELLLAAGKALGAGILIIEHDIPLVMRISDRVVAMAEGRVIAEGSPAEVRADRTVVDSYLGGDLVAIDRSGARNGAGATRKRRAGRRPSGPVASEVDERCKTITLAGTPCTRKAVDGESCRQHLEPAGRTAG
- a CDS encoding LLM class flavin-dependent oxidoreductase, encoding MKLGVLAVANSPAEIAERARRAEASGIDAVWAAELYDRAATIGAAAVAQATERVAVGTGIAYAFGRTPMVLAAEARNIDSLSGGRFVLGLGTGTVRMQQDWMGLDGTAPAARLEELVTLLRKLWRVHEGPVDHDGRFYRVRLQPTAVTGPPLRMPPVYLAGFNKRMIAAAGAVADGFIGHPVFTPEYVDKVVRPALESGARRAGRDGAELPVVGYVICAVDEDPEVARRWAAGQVAYYATVKTYAPVFELHGFEAVVSDIRAAWERRDLAAMAAVVPDEMVDVFAAAGTADDVRRKVHERWSPVYDQALLYPAGRSEQSTFDLLLSTFAR
- a CDS encoding ABC transporter substrate-binding protein, whose translation is MNMSRRVLALLLPLVLTAGCASTTPWARQSDDVLEAGEHATGVDLDGDGDIDVTTETTASSAGTALGPGTGPTGTGPTGTAPGTQGTGPTGPTGPTGPGGFTGKPYGKGVTDTKVKIGFIATKEGVANDAYARSGLKNIDSGPQERSAQAMVEWINANGGIRGRTVEAVIHAVERVDETEWCNKFTGDNEVLAVIVNNQATSLVSCLANKKTMLLHEDSTIGDEEDFRRYAPWYYAPAWMDQTRNAKAYVDGLAAQGYFTPGAKIGLLRYDSPTHARAASVLKARLAHYGLSVTEEVAGSGLSDARWPGVAVTNFRRAGVKKLLILDFKSQMVVLFGLAAEQAQYHDLQYGLNSSSLWDFSSANVGSQFDNGGGAVGVGHRPIDDVKSTDHNATVKQCLAIYAAKGIQLHTSNSLRYNLAFCDQVMFLKAGFDRATALNATAFNTAVSQLGTSFVPSLTFGTKIAPAGIGPSKVRYARFDAGCQCFRYAGGLVDVQP
- a CDS encoding acyl-CoA dehydrogenase family protein; translation: MPIDFSFPPEIEEVRARVRLFMDEEVGPGQQQLDDNPTDRSIRVKVVLGLRDRAKELGLWLPHMPVEWGGMGLGPTAVASVFTEAGRHPIGPFVLNCQGPDEGNMHTLLHWATDEQKERYLRPLCDGKVRSCFAMTEPEVAGSDPTLIQTRAYEDGSEWVINGHKWFISGARGAKFAIVIARTEDNPEVAQAGNTAFIVDTDTPGWEVVRDVETMSGSHNHCEIRLTDVRVPASAMLGGRGQGHLLGQARLGPARLAHCMRWIGQAERALELMIDRATKRYAHGSYLAEKQGIQWLIADSTMELYQCKLMVLHAAYRIENKLPFKTEVSMAKHFVANTLWRVIDRAMQVHGALGYSTDSPLAGMMKSARWARFADGADEVHQWQIARGAIATWNDTQSVKGATGGLPL
- a CDS encoding 3-hydroxyacyl-CoA dehydrogenase family protein; the protein is MGSSRRVGVLGGGHMGAGIAQTAAVAGCEAVCVDIDASAVEKARRTVTSGRYGLERAVELGKLTAEQAASTMSRLTFTDDRERLADVDIVIEAIPEDYALKVRTFADLDRLVQPLAVFASNSSGLPISAMAGATERPDRVIGWHWASPAPIRPLAEIVVTKQTSKETTELVCELATQFGKNPIVVRDTPASWGYVTSRIYVAAMREARRVVDERIAKAEDVDQLMIDCYAWPAGPLGIAGAINSQWGEKG
- a CDS encoding acyl-CoA synthetase, with amino-acid sequence MYGVISGERFTPQELLFERAARAASGLAAAGLERGDAVAIVMRNDIPFLEASYACTALGVYAVPVNWHWQVDEVRYLLEDSGAKVVVAHADLMPVVRAALPEGVLLLGVATPPEVAAVYNIAPERCDVPADVPEWGAWLSGFPVWDQPPARAVGTMVYTSGTTGRPKGVRRQPADPSLIPELMRLFGLMSGLHDGARTVVPAPMYHSAPNGYAIQAARMKALVVLQPRFDAEELLALVEKHRITHLQLVPTMMIRLLRVAREAREKYDVSSLEYVVHAAAPCPIDVKRKMIEWLGPIVYEYYGCTESGMFTTCTSEEWLSHPGTVGRPVDGAVVKILDENGNEQPPGVPGDVYGRLECMADFTYHGQDDERRAIERDGLLTCGDMGYLDEDGYLYLCDRRKDMVISGGVNIYPAEIEQVLIALDGVRDCAVFGIPDEEFGEALAAYIEPEPGATLDADAVRTFLRERMAGYKVPRVVEFRDELPREDSGKIFKRLLREPYWSQAGRSI
- a CDS encoding MFS transporter; its protein translation is MTALTDAEATPARRRRRRSPSTTAPDEVVDVDAARERLRATARDALGVHQAGDPAPLREAMAKSSIGWYPLAALSLLVIIDEFQSYAFLVLGPEISDSLGISRSSLGAIVAFKTLAIMVAALPMAALVQRRARRAVLSVATAFAWSVATLGSGFVRSGSALTGVLVADGASTGSVRALHPPLLLDSYPPEARIRVLSFYRGADSVGNILAPLLVAALTALLGFTWRGVFVVMGVVSVAASVFAVRLRDPGYGRWDVEKVRDRVREATDGATSTIDGDDVRLGFFEIVRRLFLIPTVRRMLAVYATMGMLIVPLYTYLFFYLDDRWGVGPGGRGIFFAASAAGSLVSLSLFARRGEADFRRDPKVFVRRGAMFLQAGVIAMAVATLMPSFALVVLLFCVSGALLALMVPVLHAAMLSVVRPTMRPHAAALAGIFLSAVGGFGGLLLLDGFDRRFGAGTAIAVLAVPGLVAAAVLRSSASVIDGDFDRLLDEIVEEEQLSTLRARGVQLPMLSCRNLDVAYGRLQVLFGVDFTVDDGEMVALLGTNGAGKSTLLRAVSGLNIPNRGSVRYRGADITYLDAERRVRLGILQVPGGKAVFAPLTVVENLRAFGNAHGRKARSVEADLDIAFEAFPALASKRDQRASTLSGGEQQMLGLAKAFIAQPRLLLIDELSLGLAPKVVGELLAMVRTINGRGTAVVLVEQSVNIALSLVDHAYFMEKGQVRFDGKSSDLLERADLLRSVFLGGAAGAFAGGTAGIVGHAEEKAAPR